The genomic region CAGCGGGATATAAATGAGCATGtcctttgattttttgtatGATTGATTCCACCCATTGAAATGCCCTATTGGCTACCGAGATGACTTTGTGGACTTAAAGAAGCGATGGACATCCTACAGGCATCAAGCCTTCTTGGTGGCCTTCTTTGGTGCGGTGCTGTTTCCTTTATCGTCAAGAGTTGTTAGCTTTGCCGTTCTCCCTCTAGTGAGTACCCTACCTCATGGTACCTCTTTCATTCCTGCTCTACTTTCTGAGACCATTAGGTCCTTGTCTTTGTGTCGGGAGACAGGTAGGGGTAGGATAGGTTGCTGTGTTCATTTGCTACAGCTGTGGTTTTATAGCCACCTGAGTGTTATTGCCAGGGATTAGCTTGAGGGCTTTCCCATTAGGAGTAGAGTTTGGGCTACTGAGGGTTGGCTAAGATACTTGTGCAACCTGAGTCCTACTGATTAGACTTGGAGGGTCAAGTAGGGTATCACTAAATGGCAAAGGTGGACCCATTGCATCGATTTACTTAGCATTCCCCTAGTGGGTATCTGGAGGTGCACGGGGTACTTTCCGGGCATGGCCATGTAGCAGTTCAGGGGTATCTCTCAGTTCTCACTTATGAGTACAAGCTCGTGGATATTGATATAGCAGTGATAGGGCATGCCTTAGATTTTTGGGAGGTGCGCAAGTCAAGCATTGACTTCCCTCTTTGTTCTAGGGATGACCAAAAGTGGTTTTCTGTTGAGTTTAGAGTGTGGCGAGATACCATAGATCCTAGCTTTGTGTTTGACTTATCTTCACTAGTCTCAACAAAGTTGCCATTTTCGGCTGATGTTTTGAAAGGCTATACTCTAGAGTTTGAGATCAGGGTTGAGAAGGCCCTTATGGATCTAAGGGAGTGCCTGAGGGATGCCTTCAGGGATAGAGACTGCTGCAGGGAGTTGGCTGATATCCTTATGGAGGATATTGAGGAGATGAGCAGTGCACATAAGAGTGAGCTTGATCGAAGAGGGTCAACCCCTCCCGGTACAGAGGCAAAGTATGTTTAGTTGAGATCTCGGGTGGCGGGTTTGGAGGATGAGCTTGCGGATCTTACTTAGAGGTTTGCCGCTTTGGATCATACTTGGGTTGAGGAGAGGGCCGCACTAGAGGCTGGTAGGGCCAATGGCTTGGCATTGGAGCTAGTACAAGAAAGCATGGAGTTTGGGTGAGAAGGCGATGAGCCTAGTGAGCCGTAGTTGGCCTTCCTTCACCTTCAAACTAAGCTGGCTGAGAGGGAGGAGGCTTTGGGAGTTGCTACTACAAAGGTGGGCACCTTGCAGGCTTTGTTGGAGACTAAGAGACAGGGCTCCAATTCTGATTCCATGATGGAGAGGGAGCTTTTTCGTCTTTGACAGTCATATGAAAAACTCAAAAGGGTTGCCAGAGACCTGGGCTTTGATGCAATCGGGTTACTTCGCACTCATGTTCATGATGACCTGATTCTCCATACTGGTTTTGGGAGATTGTGCTAGGCCATGTCTGATCACTTGGGCCATGTTTGACTTGTTGGTGTTCTTTtctgcttattttgtttctGCACATGAGCTATGTAGTTAGTATCCCACCATGTATGGACAGGTCCTTCATAAATTGCTAGGCAATTGCGTAAGGCCTTCCTCTTTTTGTTTGAGTTCTTAAAGCATAGTCTAGTCTGTTAGGCATGCTTAGAAGCTCAGAAATGGTGGAGAGAGATGTttatgatgatattcaagatatatttatgagatgagATTTCATGTTTTAGTATTAGAATGCACGAAAGAAACTGAATGGCACAATACAAGCATGTTAATGAATATGCAGGCAAATGCTTTAACAAAACAAGATTATAGAAATAAGTGATAAATGTAAAATCCATGCCTATCAATATCTTAATTTTCCAAGGATACATCCTGTTCTAGATGgatcttttccttttcccatTGAGGTATATTTCCCATTGGTATAAGCCAGAACATCTTAAGCAGACCACCGGGTCATGGCAGTATTGTAGACAGAGAGCAATCTCATAGGTGTCCTTGGATCTTGTCTTGGACACTGGATCCATCTAATCTTTTGATCTTAAGTATGAATTTAAGCAGGCAAAACTaactgatttttcttttaagatgtGACCGAACCAAGATGGCTGCCTACATACCTCCACTCGgaaggatcaggtcatcacATAGTTCTACTGACTTTTTgattgccttaatttttgctTAGACTGCTctttcgggttttcaatctAGCAGGCTATCTCACACTCTTtcgttttctctctttttgtgtaGACCACCCTTTCGAGTTTTTAAtctaccttttttattttctcacgCTCTCTTTCTTTTGGCTCTTCTTTTACGTAGAccacccttttgggttttcaatctacctttttacacacacacacacacacacacacacacacacacacacacatatatatatatatattttcttgttgacataaaaatatagaaataagGTGCACTGAGAGGCTCCTTCATGCAAAGTACCATATGACGACGTCAGAATTAGTGGGCATATTGAAGTCATACCCGTCCATGTCGGCTAGGATCAAGGCTCTTCCGAAAAAGGCCTTCTTTACCACATATGGGCCCTCGAAAGTTGGGGCAAACTTTCCTCTGTGATCAGGCATGGCCTGGTTGCGCTTTTTTAACACTAGATCGCCTTCTTCGAAGACATTGGGTCTAACTTTCTTGTTGAATGCTCGCTTGACGCAGCATTGGTACAAATGTCCATGGAACATTGCGATCATGCACTTTTCATCTATCATGTTCAGTTGTTCATATTGGGAACGGGCCCATTCAGCTTCTAACAGCTCTGTCTGAGATAAAATCCTGAGAGACGAGATCTCTACCTCTATGGGGAGGACGACCTCCATGCTATATACTAATGAATACGGGGTCATACCCGTGGAAGTATGCATAGAAGTGTGATATGCACACGAGGCAAATGGCAAGTACTCGTGTTAATATTTATATGTGTCTACCATATTCACCAAGATTGTCTTTATGTTCTTGTTAGCGTCTTCCATTGCCCCATTCATCTGAGGGCGATAGGGAACCGAATTTTTGTGCTCAATCTTGAACTGTTGGTAGAGTTGCTAGATCATTTTCCCATTTAGGTTTGCCCCATTATCTATAATAAGCTTTCCCAGCATGCTATAGCAGTAAATAATGTTATGTTTCAGGAACCGGGCTACCACTGCTTGAGTGACGCTTTTGTACGAAGTGGCTTCAACCCACTTTGTAAAATAATCAATGGCCACTAAGATTTACTCATGACCATTTGAAGATTTCGGGATCACGGGTCCGATGACATCTATACCCCAGACTGAGAAGGGTTATGGTGCTGCTAAAGAGTGCAAAGGCTGAGGCAGAGCATTCTTCCTGTCTTGATAGGCTTGTCAAGGGTGGCATGTCCTCACATATTTAATGCAATCACTTTTCATGGTGGGCCAATAGTATCCAACTTTCATAATCTTGCAGACTAATAGGGGTCCACTAGCATGGGCCCCAAGTAAGCCTTCATGCATCTCTTTCATCAAATGATTAGCCTCGGAGGCATCTACACATTGGAGTAAGGTAGAATCATGGTTCCTTTTGTACAGAACTTCTCCACTCAAGAAAAATTGGCAGGCCATACGCCGGATAAACTTCTTTTCACTGTTCGTTGCATCGGATGGGTTTTCACTGTTCTTATTATAAGCCTTGATATCATGGTACCATGGCTTTCCGTCAGTTTTGAATTCAACACTCATGCATTATTGAATGTTCATGCAATAGGCAAGAACACCACATGCTTCTATGCGCAATTGTCGCATATCATCTCCTTTTGATAACTTGACCATGCTAGCCAGGGTAGCTAAGGCGTCTGTAAATTGGTTGTGTGCCCAAGGCAAATAAGCAAATGTGATGTTTCAGAACTTTGGAATCAAGTGGTTGACACATTTCTGATACTGAATCAACTTGGTGTCTCGGGCTTGCcattttcctttgatttgggAGATGATCAACAGGGAATCTCCAAAGACGCTCAAGTCATAGGCGCTGAACTCTAGGGCCACTTACAGGCCGACTATGCACGCTTCATATTCTGTGACGTTGTTGGTGCAATCAAAATTCAACTTGACTAAAATAGGGATTTACTGACCTTTGGAGGAAACTAAGACTGCTCCCACTCCATTTCCGGTAGAATTGGCAGCTCCATCAAAATAATGCTTCCAACACCACGGTTCCACACTGTCTGGTTCTAGCTATAGTCCATGACATCCTTATCAGGGAAGAGGGATTCTGAAAGTTCTGGATCATTCAGTGGTTGGTCCACTAGGTAGTCGGCTATGGTCTGGCCCTTGATGGTCTTTCTCGTCACAAACACAATGTCGAATTTGGAGAGCAACATTTGCCAATAGGAGATCTTCCCTGTAAGAGTTGGCTTTTCAAAGAAGTACTTAATGGGATCTGATGATAAGATGAAAATCAGTAGCCTGAATGCTTCAGACTTGAAAGGAGTACTCGTtgtcttgatggcctgaaaaagaaagaaatgcgatcaaaggtgaccggggtcaccggccaagaaccctccgatggcaaggttagttttctctctataattttggggttccaactttttaggaaatgtaaagcgtacctttgttttgtctgaatgggtgtttatatagtgtcctaaagacagttattaaacttgtaacctcccctggattctaGGAGGTGTGAAGGTTCaaagataacttccacaactacTTAGGAGTTATATACTTCTCACATAACGGACCCTGGAAGTTATGCatgtaataaggagttgtaacACACACTcgggaattttcctaagtgtgaaaGCCTCGTCCGAGGATCTTCCTGTTAAGCGTACCACACTTAGGAACAAAGGTCGTTCCCCTTATGGATGGCCTTTGTTCAGGACAAGGTTTGTGGCTCTTCAGGACGAGACGACGTAGTTTTGTCCCCTGATCATATGAATCTTGTCCAAGATTCTTCCTCCATGGGCGAGATAGTTATTAACGAGGTTTCCATAATCCTTGCTTCACTGGCCTTGTCCTAGATGACCTCTATGGACGATGTCGGGGTTGGTACTTCATCAtaccctatcagttgccccctcgtcCAAAGGTTGTCCAAAGATCTTGGTCTTTGGACACGTGTTTCCTTGTTCTTGGTCATGCGTTACTCCAGGTGTCACAATCTTGATGGTCAAGTTCCTATGGTCTCAGATTGTGCCACGCGTCATAACTTTTTCGGTTAACCGTCGCGTCAGTTCGCGTTTTCGAGGAAGTTGTCACGTGGCTCTTCCTGATTGATCACGTCATTCCAAGTATCCTTTTTCAATGCTTATAAATAGTAGATTTCCTCTCATACCCtctgtatttttcaaattttcttgtttgacaTTCCTCGTCCATTGCCTCATCTAgaagtattccagcgtccctagtttcctttcgtctagagccaggtatctTCTTTACACTCGTCTTTAGGTTTcccttaaattttcaaaatgtctGAAGTTGTTTCTTAAtctagtaatagtgttgatAAAGAGATAGAAGAATACCACAAGTCAACTAGTTGCAGTGGCCCTAGCagtaatagtagtagtagtgggggGAACACCACAGACGAGTATATTTCTGGGGTTCCCTTGGAAGTCACTCAAGAGGAACTTAGGACAAGAGCAGTGTCTGGGTTGGGGCTGGTCCCTCCAGCGTTCCCTCGTCCACCCTTCAGGACGAGATTGAGACCATTTACAGCTATGCTGTGGGGATTCCTTCTAAGACAGACGATAAGAAGTTAGCGTCTCTTAGGAGCTAGTACCAGATTCCAAATGAGTTAAACCCTAGGTTGGCTGTTtgtgatgagtggtgttgccaactTCGTTTTGGTATAGGAGTTTATGAGGCTTATCTTCTAGGAGGTCCTAGGTTGCCTCTTAATGCTTTTGCTAGGGAGTTACTCACTAGATTGGGTTTAGGGTTGTGTCAGTTCAACACCAATGCATGAAGACTCATcgtttctatgcaaattttgtggaaagaggtttttgaaggggattgtccTATTACTGTGGATGAATTCCTTTTCTGCTATAAACCTTCTGAAATTAGCCAATCCcgtggcttttatcaatttacaGCAAGAAGAAGAGACTGTAGGATAATAAAGTTGTTGGTTACATCAAATAGGAATTGGAAGACAgagtttttcttcatctctGGTTTTTGGGCAGGACACCCTGTTTAGGTGGGAAGGGATCCATTTGCCCCATATACaagagagttagggaaccttcatcctgaaggtatgcttattactattatattgttatttttatcatATATGTCGTTCTATACTTACTAAACTCCTCGTCTTTTTTGCAGGTGTTAGACGGCTATCCTTAAACAAGTTTTACCTGGGACGTGTTCAAAAAGCTCGTCTTCACCCCGAGAGGGACTTCCATGCCTTGGTTACCCTTCAACGCCTTGCTACTTGGGGGCTTGGTCCGGAGCCCTCTCCCGAAGCCATAGCTCACAAAATTACAGTCCGTAGACGTAAgtttttgtttgcttctttttttttttttttgaatgatgtTTACTTTCTTTACAAGAATGGCTACTATGAAAGAAAACAAGGGCAAGGAGGTTGTGGACGAGGCAAGTAAGCAAGACGTTGAAGGTCAGCATCGTCCTGCTTTAGGTGATAAGAGAAGTCTGTCGAAAGGTGTTGATTTGGAGAATCTCCCCAGCCGCCGGAAGGAGAAGAGGGCGAAGCACAGGTCATCCAGAGCTGGGGTTGTCAAACCTGTTGTCCCTATTCCTCCTCCATCTCAGCCGCAGTCCATCCAGATCCAGGACGTAGAGTCGTCTGAGCCTACTCACACCCCATCGTCCAAAACCACTGCGCCTATCTTATCCCAGTCTCTTTTGAAAGTTGCTTCGAACATCATCAAGAACGAAGACTTGGCCTGGGAGAGGTTTGAGAAGGCAGTGTCtggcgaggacgtggctgcgtgctacaacatgtccttgagAGAGTTTGAACACTCAGGTGTTCATGACCTTTTCAAGGTAATTAATACCAacttttctcctttcttttttatttcatccATGTCTTCCCTGTCATACgctttatttatttgctttacATGAAAATTCTTGATCACTTATGCAAGCTATGTCGAAGTTCATAGCCGCGTCCAGATAGGCTATTGAGCTGGACAAGACGAGGATCTTATTGGAGAGAAGGATAAAGGAAGTCAGGGACGACTGTAAGGGCTGGGCTGAAACAGCATCCAAGGCTAAGGAGGAAACTAAGGGGTTGCTGAACCTCATCGAAGAGCTGAAAGCTAATATAGTAGAGAAAGACACTCGTCTTGATCACTTTTAGAAGAAGATCGATGAGTTGAGCAATTCTCTTGAAAAGGCCAAAGAAAATTCCATAGAGGAGTTTAAGGCCTCAAAGCAATTAACTGACCAgctggacgccaactatgcagTTGGGTTTGAAGACTTTCGCATGGAGGCAAAGGAAAAGTTTCCCGAGGTTGACTTCAGCTCCATTGTGCTTCAATTAGGGggtgctgctagttcttttctttAGAAGAGTTCTGAAGATATCAATATTGAAGATGACGCCTCGACCAAGCCAGTCCAGGACGACCCCAACGCTGATGCCCCTGCTGCCTAAAGACGagattttgattaattattcaaagtgtttgttttgtttctttgttttggtccaTTGTTCTTAGGACCTTTTTAAGATGTATTTGAATACAATTCTCTCATCCAGAGTGTTATGGAcaagtttattaacaattgccttttaaggcttactttataagggtttttggacgatgATCGTTTACCCTTGTTTTAGACTTTGATGAATGTATActtttatttagtatttagaTTTATTGTATGGGCGAGTTCATGCTTTGTTTTCACCATTAgatgttattgatttttaaacaGAGTACTCGAAGTGTTGAATGGTCGTCCATGCATTTCTCTTATGGACGACCTACCTATGTTTGGACGTCTTTGTTAgccatttaaatttttctaagtataaCTCGTCTCAAAAATGGCAATGATGGTCATGCGTCTTCTTCCTCGTCCATGGGGTAGGTAGTTGGCATTCGTCTTTCGCTTAGATGTTTCTAGTGTTTGCTTCGTCCTAGAACACCTGGGCGTCTTGGCCAGATGCTCGTCCATGGACTAGTTTCACTATATGCCCTTTTCTCGTCCGTTAATCTTcagacgagcatgccttagcttattttgctttgatttatcctcatttcaaggaaagcttgtgaacgttacatccctgcgtccaAAGATTTTCATTTGTCTCAGGCTTTTGCCCccttgtgggtattattatggaaattagattaatgcattaaatacattagaaatccaaaccatattattgtATGAACATTTTCCACAAGTATGGCACGTGCTTAGAAGCTACtgccttattaaaatatttaagaaaatacataacctcgtctttcacaaactggtctgtagacggtgcaaaagtttaaggaCTAGTGCACCTTGTATTCTGGatacacaccatagtagtaaTAAAAACACAACAGTAATAATTAGTAAACACCATAGCTGTGACCTCGTCCATATCTGTACCCTTGTCCTTGGTGAACCTTATCCAGGCTcattactgatagtacctcctcagatgttccacgttctaTGGATGATCTAACTTTCGTCCGTCTAGGGCTTCCAAGTAGTACGACCCCTAtcttttgcagttgattaccctatatggtccttcccaattgggtcccaatttccatgagctggattcctagttgccaaggagactcttttgagaacgaggtccccaacactgaagcgcctgggtttcaccatggcatcatgctgcctagccataagatttttatatcttgccgtcctttgctccgcatctatccttacctcatcaatgagatcgaggtcaagacgaagttgttcttcattttctttctcctaatacttcatcactcgatggttagccatatgaacttctgcaAGTTTGAccgcttcacttccataggctaacTTGAAGGGGGTTTCTCTTGCCAGGGTTCTCACAGTTGTCCTGTAGGCCTAAAGAACACTTAGCAATTCATCTGGCCATATCCCCTTTTCCCCCTCGAGCTGGGTCTTAATAATTTTTAGCAAGGATTGGTTTTCTACTTTTGCTTGTCCATTCGCCTGTGGGTGGGaaggtgaggaatagtgattcttgattccaaattgttcgcaaaagtccctgaagggtgtgTTGTCAAACTGACGTCCGTTATCAGATACTAGTACCCCAGGTACTTCGAAcgtacatagaatattcttccaaacaaaattcttgacattttgctgagtgatttttgcaagaggttcggcctctacccacttggtaaagtaatcaatccctactaccaaaaacttcatttgtctggttccTATGGGGAAaagacctaggatatccagtccccattgcgcaaagggccatggggccatcattggggtctggtactccgaCGGCTGCCTAAGGACgttgctatagcgctgacactggtcacaaactttgacataggccttagcatctgtttgaattgtaggccagtagtagcctgcacggacgGCCTTATGGACAAGCGATCTTGCTCCTGAGTGATTTCCACATGCTctttcatgaacttccctcaaaacatatTTTGACTCGTCTagagccaagcaccttaggtaaggttgagaaaagcctcgcttgtaaaGGACTTtgtttatgaggacgtacttggctgctCTGACCCTTAGCTTCCTAGCTTCGTCCttgtcttctagaagccttccatctttaagatacattactattggactcatccaattttcttccCCTTCTATTTGTTGTATATCTAGGAGGTCTATGCTTGGTATGTACTGGATTCTGTCGTACGCGTCCATAATTTCTCCTCCCGAAGCTGCTTtcgccaaggcatctgcttccatattttcctcccttgggAATTGAATAAAACTCACTTCTGTAAATTTTTGGACAAGCCGTCTCACTTTGCTAAGATATTTCTCCATCCTATCATCCTTAGTTTCACATAGTCCATTCACTTGGTTGATGACGAGCTGAGAATCCCCTTTGACTATTATTGATTCCACCCCtagggacttagccaattctatCCCTTTaagtagagcttcatactcagcttcgttgttggtggtttggtacTGCAAACGGGCTGCATACTCCAATTTGTCACCCTCTGGGGATtttagtatgactccaatccctcctgcatatagtgtggatgacccatctacattgataacccacctttcaTCTCCTTTGTCTTTGTTCAGCTCATCCTGGCTGGGAGTGAACTTTGCAATGAAATCCGCCAACGCTTGTACCTTTACCATGCTCCTTGGCTGGTATCTGACATCAAATTCACTAAGTTCCACTGCCCACTGAATCAGTCGCCCTGCAGCTTCTAACTTGTTCATCGCTTTCTTTAGGGGATGATCCGTTAGGACATTAATAACATGAGCTTGGAAAATAATGCcttagcttcctggaagccATGATCAAGGCAAAGGCTAGCTTTTCCATCATCAAATATCGTCCTTCCATTCCCCTTAATGCGCTGCTTGTATAGTACACTAGTTTCTGAACTCGTCCTTCTTCTCTAACCAATGCCGAGCTCACAGCGTGcggggacactgccaaatacaaaaatagttcCTCTCCAGGTACAGATGGACTTAGCAATGGCGCTGTCATGAGGTAAGTCTTCAGGTCTTGAAAGGTCCTCTGACACTCGTtcgtccactcaaatgccttcctgaggactttaaagaatggcaaacacttgtcagtagctttcgaaacaaacctgttaagggcggtaACCCGTCCGGTAAGAGATTGAACTTCTTTGATGTTcttcggtggttccatatttagtatcgcttggattttgtccggatttgcttcaattcctctgtgcgaaaccataaaccccaagaactttTCCGACGAAACTCTGAAAGCatacttgcttggatttaatttcatgttataccgccgaagtgtatcaaaggtctcttgaagTTCATCTAGATGCTTTCCCTTGTCCAGGctctttaccaacatatcatccacataaacctccacatttcgcccgatttgaagacaaaacatgtggttaaccagtctttggtaagtcacccctgcgttcttcaatccaaagggcattaccttgtagcaaaacaacccttggctagtaatgaatgaggtcttttcttgatctgcctcatccatctttatctggttgtagcctgagaaggcgtccatgaagctcagcaatctgtgacctgccgtcaagtccaccagctggtcaatgcatggcaatggataactatccttggggcaagccttgtttaagtcagtaaagtccatgtacattcgccacttgccgttggccttctttaccaggactacgttcgccaaccagtccaaataataaacttctcggatgaactccaCGGTgatcaacttctggacttcttctttaTTGGCATTGTCTCCctcaggagcaaaaaccctCTTATTCTGACGTACTGGTTTGGAGTAGGGACACACATTCAAGCGGTGTGTAATGATACTTGGGTTAATAcccggcatgtcctcatgactccatgcaaagatatcaaggcttttcttcaaaaactggatcaaagtatgctttgcctcttctttCATGCCTGCCCCAATTTTAGTGAACTTCTCGGGTTTGTTCTCATCCAAAGGGACAtcttctaacacctcagtgggttTCGCTACTATCCTTCTCTTATCTATACTTATTGTCTGTACGTGCTCGTCCATAACCAAcatggctaggtagcattcTCTAGTGGCTAACTGATCTCCTTATACTTGACCCACTCCATGCTCAGTCGGGAATTTGATagacaaatggtaggtagaggttaccgccgtCCAACTATTCAatgttggccttccaataatagcattatatgatgatgcataatcaacaacaaggaagtttacctctttggttatctgctgtggatacaCTTCAACCACCACTAGtaacgtgatggtgcccacatGCTACACCTTCATTCCTCTAAATCCCaccaatggcgaattcactggtcgaagttgatctcgtcctagcctcatttgctagAAGGCGGGGTAATATAAAATGTCCACcgaactgccattgtctatcaacaccctcttGGTCATGTAATCagcaatgagtagggtgatgactatcgcgtcatcgtgtgggtagTGAACTCGTCCAGCATCCTCGTCTGTGAACGTAATGGCTTGCTCGTTTACTTCCCTCGTCTTAGGAGATCGTCCAGATAGCTggacgttttgcaccaccttcaggtatgtcttcctcgaTTTTGACGACTGTGCTATCGAGGTTCCTTCGATAAttactcttatttctccaagtgggggtcgtgatgactccTCCACCTTAGCCTTCAGTTTGCCATCTCTCTAGTCTCGTCTAAGGAAATTCCTCAACTTCCCTTGTCtgataagattctctatctgctgcttcaaatcaaagcactcgtccgtgtcatgcccatggtctctgtgaaagcggaaatacttgttcctattatgcttattaggatctcctttcatcttatctggccacttcaaggacggatcatccttgatctgcataagcacctgctctagtggcatattcaggggtgtgtattgctgatttctcgctgaggaactcgccttcttaccatctttctcttttttctcttttgcccGAGCCTTCTTTAGACGAGGACCCTGGTCTGGGTAATGCTGGTGACCTTCTTTCGAGCGTTctaatctctttctcttcttggctataatAGCGTCCTccgcattcatgaaattctgggccgaatggataAGTTCGGCCATAGTTTGTAGTTCCtactcgtagagcttatgaatgaacaagtcagagttgaccccattgtggaaggCGGCCAACAACTTGTTGTCCATTTCATCCACTATCAAGGCTTCTCTATTGAATTGGGTAATGAAAGATCGCAAactttcatttttcccttgctctatagttagcaaactagaagaggaatgCTTGTGGCGTTgccctccaatgaaattattgacgaacaacttactcaactcctcgAATGAGCCCATGGAGTTTGGaggtattttgctgaaccacacccgcactggtcccttaagtgtggtaggaaaagctctgcacataatctcgtccgggaccccttgaaggtgcatggtcgtcttgaaagtagcaatgtgatcacacgggtcacgatttccatcatacgaatccaaggaa from Castanea sativa cultivar Marrone di Chiusa Pesio chromosome 11, ASM4071231v1 harbors:
- the LOC142616306 gene encoding uncharacterized protein LOC142616306, which encodes MEVVLPIEVEISSLRILSQTELLEAEWARSQYEQLNMIDEKCMIAMFHGHLYQCCVKRAFNKKVRPNVFEEGDLVLKKRNQAMPDHRGKFAPTFEGPYVVKKAFFGRALILADMDGYDFNMPTNSDVVIWYFA